The genome window CCAGCGGAAACATCGGCTCCATGGAGGAAAAACTACAGGTCTTTGAGCTCTTTGCCGGGCTTGAAACGGACGGTCTTGCCCGGGGCGATGGCGACCTCGACCCCGGTCTTGGGGTTGCGCCCGACGCCCTTCTTGCGGTCCCGTACCTGGAACACGCCAAAGCCGCGCAGCTCGATGCGCTTGCCGTCGGCGAGAGCCTGCTTCATGGCACCGATGATGGTATCCACGGCTTTTGCCGCTTTGACCCGAGAAACATCGGAGGCTTTCGCGACTTCGTTGACGATATCGGCCTTGATCATGAGTGCTCCAGAACGGCGGCGAGTCTAGCAGCGGCCCCGAGGGGCGTCAAACTCCTACCGCCCTTTTCGACAGCCTCGATTTCTTCCGTAAGATGAAGTCTTCAAACGCTTTGGCCGCTTCGTGGGCGAACCAGCGCAGCGCCCGCAGTCCGCCTACGGCGCGCACATCCGGGCGCTCGCCTTCAGCATAGATCACGTTCACCAGCCGGTCTTTCAGACGCACCGGCACCAACCATCTCGCCAGGCTCTCTTCCTCCGGCGACCGCAGCCAGCAGGTGATGAATCGGTTGTGGGCGGGCAGATCCGCCAGGGGGCCGACGATGAAGTCGGCGCCGTGCTGCAGATTCAGGAAGGCGGACGGTTCCTCGAGGTCGATGCGCAGATCCTCGAAGCGCGCCCTCCGGGCGCCTTCGCCGGCGAGCTTCCAGCCGCGCACCTCGTCGGCGGTGACGATGAGCAGAGCGCTCCGCTCGAAGTGGGCGTCGAGGCTCGCTAGCAGCAGCTCGCCGATTTCGTCGCGATCCTCGGCGGCCCCCAATCGCTCCGCCAGGGTCCCGTGGAGGGTGGTCCGGTGGTGCCGTTGCTCCGAGGCTGCCAGGGCCGCTCGCTCCTCGGCGGTGAGCTGGATGCTGGGAGCCGGAGGAGCGGGCGGTGCTTCCTCCAGCTCCACCTCCTGGGGCTCGTCCCCCGGGTCCCCACCCGCGGTCTCGGCGGCT of Acidobacteriota bacterium contains these proteins:
- a CDS encoding HU family DNA-binding protein, yielding MIKADIVNEVAKASDVSRVKAAKAVDTIIGAMKQALADGKRIELRGFGVFQVRDRKKGVGRNPKTGVEVAIAPGKTVRFKPGKELKDL